A section of the Cuniculiplasma divulgatum genome encodes:
- a CDS encoding APC family permease, protein MAEEEVIAERSDRKLRMSLNTWDLLFLSLGGIIGSGWLFAAYAASSIAGPAAILSWIIGGVIVLIIALNYAELGAMIPRSGAIVRYGQYSHGNLAGYFMAWAYFLSAVSVPAIEAEAVVEYASPYISHLYNGVVLQPLGILFAALLMVFFFFLNYFGIRVMGKTNTGMTWWKLILPLVTILLLISVRFDLANFSTIFSGTFQGVSVTSSSSGFMPYGFAPVMSAVATSGIVFSFLGFRQGLDYGGESRTPQRSIPIATIGSVLIGILVYVLLQVAFIGSINFGKLGIPEGAWALLQANASGAYITPAISYLNGAPFASIASSVGLVMLTYVLFADAYVSPSGTLNVYLGTSMRTLYGTAALGYLPSSMLKVDQKRRIPVMPLIVSLIVGIVFFAPFPSWYKLVGFITSATVFTYLIGGPALRSLRRNAKELKRPFKLPGSSILAPLAFIGASLVVYWSGWPLVGDLAIAIFIGLVVYVIFFLLKQKNDPTRQKIHTWEFVKSGIWVPVYILVLSAESFLGETALGGSNRVPYPWDLIMVIIVAIAFYFWAEHSGIRTQEIEEIVTLDSQYLTSDEEPFGSKGGA, encoded by the coding sequence ATGGCTGAAGAAGAAGTTATAGCTGAAAGATCTGATCGAAAATTAAGAATGAGCCTCAATACCTGGGACCTTCTATTCCTCAGTCTTGGTGGGATAATAGGTTCAGGATGGCTCTTTGCAGCGTACGCCGCTTCCTCAATCGCCGGTCCGGCCGCCATACTCTCATGGATTATTGGAGGTGTAATTGTGCTCATAATTGCATTGAATTATGCTGAGCTGGGTGCAATGATACCGAGGTCGGGTGCGATTGTTAGATATGGGCAGTACTCTCATGGGAATCTGGCAGGATATTTCATGGCGTGGGCATATTTCCTTTCCGCCGTGTCTGTTCCTGCAATTGAGGCAGAAGCTGTGGTGGAATATGCAAGTCCTTACATATCACACCTGTACAATGGTGTGGTTCTGCAACCTCTGGGTATACTGTTTGCCGCACTCCTGATGGTGTTTTTCTTCTTCCTGAACTACTTCGGGATAAGAGTCATGGGAAAGACAAATACAGGTATGACGTGGTGGAAGCTGATTCTACCACTGGTGACAATACTCCTGCTTATCTCCGTGAGGTTCGACCTTGCAAACTTTTCAACTATATTCTCTGGAACATTTCAGGGCGTGAGTGTAACATCATCCAGCTCAGGATTCATGCCATATGGCTTCGCTCCTGTAATGTCTGCAGTGGCCACATCAGGAATAGTGTTCTCGTTCCTTGGGTTCAGGCAGGGGCTTGACTATGGTGGAGAATCCAGGACTCCCCAGAGATCAATTCCTATTGCCACAATAGGTTCAGTTCTCATTGGCATACTGGTTTATGTTCTTCTGCAGGTTGCGTTCATAGGTTCCATTAACTTTGGGAAGCTGGGAATTCCCGAAGGCGCATGGGCACTTCTACAGGCCAATGCTTCAGGCGCATATATTACGCCAGCCATATCTTATCTTAATGGAGCTCCTTTTGCTTCAATTGCCTCATCGGTTGGCCTTGTCATGCTCACATACGTTCTGTTTGCAGATGCTTATGTTTCCCCAAGTGGAACTCTGAATGTATATCTCGGAACATCAATGAGAACGCTCTATGGAACTGCTGCCCTGGGCTACCTTCCATCTTCCATGCTGAAGGTTGACCAGAAGAGGCGCATTCCAGTAATGCCGTTGATCGTGTCACTTATAGTTGGTATCGTATTCTTTGCACCGTTCCCAAGCTGGTACAAGTTAGTTGGTTTCATAACCAGTGCCACGGTATTCACGTACCTGATTGGGGGTCCGGCTCTGAGGTCACTGAGGAGAAACGCCAAAGAACTGAAGCGCCCATTCAAGCTTCCCGGATCATCAATCCTGGCTCCTCTGGCATTCATTGGCGCATCACTTGTGGTTTACTGGTCAGGCTGGCCACTGGTTGGAGATCTTGCAATAGCAATTTTCATTGGGCTTGTTGTGTACGTGATATTCTTCCTGCTCAAGCAAAAGAATGACCCCACCAGGCAGAAGATACACACCTGGGAGTTCGTAAAGTCTGGCATCTGGGTTCCAGTGTACATACTGGTACTGTCTGCAGAATCATTCCTTGGTGAAACCGCACTTGGCGGTTCAAACCGTGTGCCCTATCCGTGGGATCTCATAATGGTCATAATTGTTGCAATTGCTTTCTACTTCTGGGCTGAGCACAGTGGTATACGAACTCAGGAAATAGAGGAGATTGTGACACTTGACTCGCAGTACCTGACTTCGGATGAGGAACCATTTGGCAGCAAAGGAGGGGCATAA